GCTCGCCCCCATCGCCACCGTCGTTGGCCTCGCCTTCCGCCTGTTCGACCCGGACGGCCTTTTGGGCGACGAAGAAGACCGCGGCATTACGCTTGCGCTGATCCCTCGGGAAACCGAGGGCATGGAAATCGGCCGGCGCCACGTGCCCATCGGCAGCCCGTTCTTGAACGGCCCGATCAAGGGCCGGGACGTCTTCGTGCCGCTCTCCACCATTATCGGCGGCGAGGCGATGATCGGTGAAGGCTGGCGCATGCTGGTGGAGTGCCTGGCCATCGGCCGCTGCGTCACCCTGCCCTCGGGGGCAGCGGGCACGGCGCGCTACGCCCTGGGCTGGAGCGGCGGCTTTACCCGTATCCGCCGCCAGTTCAACGTCCCGGTAGCGGAAATGGAAGGAGTCCAGGAGCCGCTGGCGCGCATGGCCTCCATGACCTACATCGCCAAGGCCGCGGTGTATCAGACGGCCAACCTTATCGACCACGGCGAAAAGCCCGCGGTGCCCTCGGCGATCCTGAAAAGCCAGCTCACCGAATTCCAGCGCGCGCTGCTCGGCGACGCCATGGACGTTCACGGCGGCAAGGCGGTCACCCTGGGGCCGCGCAACTATCTGGGCATCGGCTATAGCGCCAACCCGGTGGCCATCACCGTGGAAGGCGCCAATATCATGACTCGCAACCTGATGATCTTCGGTCAGGGGGTCATCCGCTGCCACCCTTACGTGCTCGACGAGCTGGCGGCGAAGGAAGCCGGCGACGCCCGCGCCTTCGACAGCGCGTTTTTCGGCCATGCCGGGCTGGTGTTCGGCAACGCCGCCCGAGCGTTCACCCTGGGGCTCGGGCTTGGCAAGCCCGCCGTCCCCTTCACCGGCCCCGCCCGTGAATACGCTCAGGATATCTCACGCCTTGCCGCCGGTTTCGGCCTCTGCGCCGACGCCGCCATGGCGAGTCTGGGCTCGGCGCTGAAAAAGCGCGAAATGATCTCCGCGCGGCTGGGCGACGTGCTCTCCAACCTCTATCTGGCCTCGATGGTGCTCAAGCACTGGGAAGCCGGGAGCAAGGTCGAGGGCGAAGAGGCGCTTTTGCATTACAGCTGCCGCTTTTTGCTCCAGCGCGCCGAGCAGGCGTTCATGGAGTTTTTCGATAACCTGCCCAACCGGTCGCTGGGCAAGGCCCTGAAGCTTCTGGCCATGCCCGCCGGCCGGCGCTTCAGCAAGCCCCAGGACGACCTGGCGCGGGATATCGCCAAGCGCGTGTCGACCCACTCGGCGCTGCGCACGCACCTGCTGGAAAACACCTGGGACCAGGACGACGGCGATCAGCCCAATCCGCTGGCAGCCTACAACGCCCTGCTGGCTGACTACGACCGCGCCGAGGCGCTTTACCGCACGCTCAACAAGGCCTACGCCAAGGGCGAGCTGCCCGAGACCGCGCTGCACCCCGAGCAGCGGGTGGAAGCCGGCCTAGAAAAAGGCCTGATCAGCGCCGAGGACGCGCAGTTCATGCGCGGCTTTGAGGCCGAAGTGCTCGAGCTTCTCACCGTGGACGACTTCGCCTTTGACGAGCTGGCAAGCGACAAGGACAAGGTGATCTACCATGCCGGCCAGGCGCCCTCCGCCTGACCCGGCACGTGCCGTCCCCAACAATACCGGCTCTTCTCAGCCTCGGCCCTGGCGCCGGGGCTTTTTTGTGGCGCCTGCCCCGGCGCGGCAAACGCGCCGCTCGGGCGTCAGGACGAGCGCACCCGCGCCACGGCGTCCAGCCAGCCCTGATAGAGCGTCTCGCGCTGCTCTTGCGCCATGGTCGGCGCAAAGCTTGTCTCGCAGCGCCAAAGCTCGCTGACCTCCTCCAGGCTCTGGTACCAGCCAAGCCTGAGCCCGGCGAGAAAGGCCGCGCCCAGCGCGGTGGTTTCCAATACTTCGGGGCGATCCACCTGCACGCCCAGCATGTCGGCGAGAAACTGCATGACCCAGCTGTTGCTGACCATGCCGCCGTCCACCCGCAGCGTGCCGGGCGGCGCCCGCATGTCGTCGTGCATGCAGCGCTGCAGATCTCGGGTCTGGTAGCACACCGCCTGCAGCCCGGCGGTGACGATCTCGGCAATACCGGTATCCCGGGTCAGGCCGAAAATCGCCCCGCGCGCCTTGGGGTCCCAGTACGGCGCGCCCAGCCCGGTAAACGCCGGCACCAGGTAGACGCTGTGGCCGCGGCGGGTTCGCCGGGCGAGCGCTTCGGTCTCGGCGGCGTCCTCAAACAGCCTGAGCCCGTCGCGCAGCCACTGCATGGTGGCGCCGGCAACGAAGATGCTGCCCTCCATGGCAAAGGTGGGCACGCCGTTCAGGCGGTAGGCCACGGTGGTCAGCAAGCGGTTGCGCGAGCGCGCCGGCTCCTCGCCGGTGTTGACCACCATGAAACAGCCGGTGCCGTAGGTGCTCTTGGCCATGCCCGGACTGAAGCAAGCCTGGCCGATCAGCGCAGCCTGCTGATCCCCGGCCACGCCGGCAATGGGCAGCTCGCGGCCAAACCAGCGTGGGTCCACGGTGCCGAAATCGTCGCTTGAGTCCAGCACCTCGGGAAGCAGGCCGGCGGGAATGTCAAACAGCGCCAGCAGCGCGTCGTCCCACTGCTGGTCATGGATATTGAAAAGCGCAGTGCGCGAGGCGTTGGTGGCGTCGGTGACGTGGCGACGCCCGCCGGTCAGCCGCCAGACAAGGAAGGTATCCACGGTGCCGAAGGCCAGCTCGCCGCGCTCGGCACGCTCGCGGGCACCGTCGACGTTGTCCAGAAGCCAGGCAAGCTTGGTGGCGGAGAAATACGGGTCGATCAAAAGCCCGGTGCGCGCCTGGACGGTCTCGTTGTGGCCGGCGTCGCGCAGGCTCTGACAGTGCTCGGCGGTACGCCGGTCCTGCCACACGATGGCGTTGTACAGCGGCTCGCCGGTGGTTCGGTCCCACAAAAGCGCGGTCTCGCGCTGGTTGGTAATGCCCAGCCCCGGCACCTGCTCAAGGAGCGCGCTGCTTGCGGGCAGCGTTTCCAGCACCTCGCGGCAGGTGGCAAGCACCCCCTCCCAGATTTCCTCGGGGTCGTGCTCGATCCAGCCGTCCTGAGGATAGTGCTGGGTAAACGCCTGCTGA
This DNA window, taken from Halomonas piscis, encodes the following:
- a CDS encoding acyl-CoA dehydrogenase — encoded protein: MLTLLLIVLAVAGLLVAMRREAGAGAALLATGIPGLLGLGLGAPVIGVLLLIVAAAIAVAGLPALRRLWLTPRLFALFQKVAPRVSDTERTALESGTLSWDGELFTGRPRWESLLGYADNGLTEAEQAFLDVQCGKAAGMCNAWDITRERADLPRELWDYLKKEGFFGMIIPESYGGLGFSAKAQSMVLQKLAVNETLMVTVGVPNSLGPGELLLKYGTEAQKNHYLPRLADGREIPCFGLTGPRAGSDATSLPDTGIVCRQTVDGEDVLGVRLNFEKRWITLAPIATVVGLAFRLFDPDGLLGDEEDRGITLALIPRETEGMEIGRRHVPIGSPFLNGPIKGRDVFVPLSTIIGGEAMIGEGWRMLVECLAIGRCVTLPSGAAGTARYALGWSGGFTRIRRQFNVPVAEMEGVQEPLARMASMTYIAKAAVYQTANLIDHGEKPAVPSAILKSQLTEFQRALLGDAMDVHGGKAVTLGPRNYLGIGYSANPVAITVEGANIMTRNLMIFGQGVIRCHPYVLDELAAKEAGDARAFDSAFFGHAGLVFGNAARAFTLGLGLGKPAVPFTGPAREYAQDISRLAAGFGLCADAAMASLGSALKKREMISARLGDVLSNLYLASMVLKHWEAGSKVEGEEALLHYSCRFLLQRAEQAFMEFFDNLPNRSLGKALKLLAMPAGRRFSKPQDDLARDIAKRVSTHSALRTHLLENTWDQDDGDQPNPLAAYNALLADYDRAEALYRTLNKAYAKGELPETALHPEQRVEAGLEKGLISAEDAQFMRGFEAEVLELLTVDDFAFDELASDKDKVIYHAGQAPSA
- the glpK gene encoding glycerol kinase GlpK, giving the protein MASYMLAVDQGTTSTRAMLFDRDGRVAGMAQQAFTQHYPQDGWIEHDPEEIWEGVLATCREVLETLPASSALLEQVPGLGITNQRETALLWDRTTGEPLYNAIVWQDRRTAEHCQSLRDAGHNETVQARTGLLIDPYFSATKLAWLLDNVDGARERAERGELAFGTVDTFLVWRLTGGRRHVTDATNASRTALFNIHDQQWDDALLALFDIPAGLLPEVLDSSDDFGTVDPRWFGRELPIAGVAGDQQAALIGQACFSPGMAKSTYGTGCFMVVNTGEEPARSRNRLLTTVAYRLNGVPTFAMEGSIFVAGATMQWLRDGLRLFEDAAETEALARRTRRGHSVYLVPAFTGLGAPYWDPKARGAIFGLTRDTGIAEIVTAGLQAVCYQTRDLQRCMHDDMRAPPGTLRVDGGMVSNSWVMQFLADMLGVQVDRPEVLETTALGAAFLAGLRLGWYQSLEEVSELWRCETSFAPTMAQEQRETLYQGWLDAVARVRSS